The Triplophysa rosa linkage group LG3, Trosa_1v2, whole genome shotgun sequence genome has a segment encoding these proteins:
- the rpl27a gene encoding 60S ribosomal protein L27a yields MPTKKSKTRKLRGHVSHGHGRIGKHRKHPGGRGNAGGMHHHRINFDKYHPGYFGKVGMRHYHLKRNTTFCPTINLDKLWTLVTEQTRENYSKKPDGPAPVIDVVRAGYFKVLGKGKLPKQPVIVKAKFFSRRAEEKIKGVGGACVLTA; encoded by the exons ATG CCGACCAAGAAATCCAAGACCAGGAAGCTGCGCGGTCACGTCAGCCACGGACACGGCCGTATAG GCAAACACAGGAAGCATCCTGGAGGTCGCGGTAATGCCGGTGGAATGCATCATCACCGGATTAACTTCGATAAATA TCATCCCGGTTATTTTGGTAAAGTGGGTATGAGACACTATCATCTGAAGAGAAACACCACGTTCTGTCCCACCATTAATCTGGATAAACTGTGGACGCTGGTGACTGAGCAGACACGAGAGAATTACAGTAAGAAACCTGACGGACCAGCACCGGTCATCGACGTAGTCCGGGCT ggCTACTTTAAAGTTCTAGGTAAAGGCAAGCTGCCCAAGCAGCCGGTCATCGTGAAGGCCAAGTTCTTCAGCAGACGGGCCGAGGAGAAGATCAAGGGTGTTGGAGGAGCTTGTGTGCTGACTGCATAA